One window from the genome of Alkalihalobacillus sp. LMS6 encodes:
- a CDS encoding amidohydrolase family protein, producing the protein MKIIDAHVHFSRIHTFQETATNDSLLHYDHKGIEREFKDANVIASVGMGVEESKLGAFPDQSAPDLMGLDLPNRPPSMGICIGINPFLLTAHSIERLDSLLEFKEYVGIKIYLGYYPYYAFDDVYQPVYEMAKKHQVPVVFHTGDTYAETAILKYAHPLTIDEVAVKHRDVTFVMAHLGDPWCLTAAEVMYKNRNVYADLSGLIVGTDEKVSRHKEKDNPYFDHFKHALIYGDAYDRYMFGTDWPLVGVKPYMEWLAGIIPEKHHQMFFHDTALHVFPKLNALI; encoded by the coding sequence TTGAAAATTATTGATGCACATGTTCACTTTTCTAGGATTCACACATTTCAAGAAACCGCAACGAACGATAGTTTGCTTCATTATGATCACAAGGGAATTGAGCGTGAATTCAAAGACGCCAATGTAATCGCATCGGTTGGAATGGGCGTGGAAGAAAGCAAACTAGGTGCGTTTCCAGATCAATCGGCTCCAGATTTAATGGGCCTTGATTTACCAAATCGTCCACCATCGATGGGGATTTGTATTGGGATTAATCCCTTTTTACTAACAGCACATTCAATTGAGAGGCTAGATTCGTTGTTAGAATTTAAAGAGTATGTTGGTATCAAAATTTACTTAGGTTACTATCCTTACTATGCTTTTGATGATGTATATCAACCAGTTTATGAGATGGCAAAAAAACATCAAGTTCCTGTAGTGTTTCATACAGGCGATACCTATGCAGAAACAGCCATTTTAAAGTATGCACACCCCTTAACAATTGATGAAGTAGCTGTAAAGCATCGGGATGTGACGTTCGTTATGGCACATTTAGGCGACCCATGGTGCCTAACTGCTGCTGAAGTGATGTATAAAAATCGAAATGTGTATGCGGATTTATCTGGTCTCATCGTAGGCACAGACGAAAAAGTGAGTCGTCATAAGGAGAAGGATAACCCTTATTTTGATCATTTTAAGCATGCGTTAATTTATGGTGATGCGTATGATCGCTACATGTTTGGAACGGACTGGCCGCTGGTTGGCGTCAAACCATACATGGAGTGGCTTGCGGGAATTATACCGGAAAAACATCACCAAATGTTTTTCCACGATACTGCCCTGCATGTGTTTCCAAAACTAAATGCATTAATTTAA
- a CDS encoding M3 family oligoendopeptidase — translation MNETVNFPITWDLDSIFKGGSDSKEFTEFFNETDKQLDVLLAKEDLNVVDLVQAIETITPRLRQTGAFVSCLSAQNVKDKKALLLLENVQEQQVKTQKLVLRLEDELRDLSDEAFCELLSNEKVTPSAFLLEKTRSRAMDKMSSEKEELASKLAKDGYHAWGSVYNEAVGRMVIPFEEDGETKMLSAGQLHNRLGSTNHEVRERASAASLNAWEEQAPLFTQSLNRLAGFRLKLYEERGWENVLKEPLELNLMTEETLTTMWDTITKNKPEFYAYMDKKAALLGVETLALHDVGAPLPLEDESKNSISYEDACQLIIKHFKRFSPKMADFAEMALREGWVEAENRSGKRPGGFCTGFPMEQESRIFMTYDGSMSNVATLAHELGHAYHSWCLKDNDVQSQKQYPMSIAETASTFAEMIVADALVDEADSEDVKKMLIENKLSRSLAFFMNIHSRFLFETRFYEERKQGMVPTERLNELMIEAQKEAYGEKVSSYDPYFWASKLHFHITGQPFYNFPYTFGYLFSMGIYARALKSESSFEDAYIALLQDSGRMSAEALAKKHLDVDLTKPDFWQEAIDVILEDIRQF, via the coding sequence ATGAACGAAACAGTGAATTTTCCGATTACATGGGATTTGGATTCGATCTTTAAAGGTGGAAGTGATTCGAAAGAATTTACAGAATTCTTCAACGAAACGGACAAGCAATTAGATGTTTTGTTAGCAAAAGAAGATCTTAACGTGGTGGACTTGGTCCAAGCGATAGAGACGATTACGCCGAGACTTCGCCAAACTGGTGCATTTGTATCGTGTTTATCGGCTCAAAATGTTAAAGATAAAAAAGCGCTTCTCTTGCTTGAAAATGTACAAGAACAACAAGTGAAAACGCAGAAGCTAGTGCTTCGTCTAGAAGATGAACTACGAGATTTATCAGACGAGGCGTTTTGTGAGCTTCTTTCAAATGAGAAAGTAACGCCATCTGCTTTTTTACTTGAAAAAACGCGTAGTCGCGCAATGGATAAAATGAGTTCAGAGAAGGAAGAACTTGCTTCAAAGCTTGCTAAAGATGGTTATCATGCCTGGGGGTCCGTGTATAACGAGGCTGTTGGCAGAATGGTGATTCCTTTTGAAGAAGATGGCGAAACAAAAATGTTGTCGGCAGGACAATTACATAATCGCTTAGGAAGTACGAATCATGAAGTAAGAGAGCGTGCCTCAGCAGCATCTTTAAATGCGTGGGAAGAGCAAGCTCCATTATTCACTCAATCATTGAATCGCTTGGCTGGATTTCGATTAAAGCTCTATGAAGAGCGTGGCTGGGAAAATGTGCTGAAAGAACCTCTAGAATTAAATTTAATGACAGAGGAAACCCTCACTACAATGTGGGATACGATTACAAAGAACAAGCCTGAATTTTATGCATATATGGATAAAAAAGCAGCTCTACTAGGGGTCGAAACCTTAGCGTTACACGATGTAGGGGCACCGTTACCTTTAGAAGATGAGTCAAAGAATTCTATTTCATACGAAGATGCATGCCAGCTCATTATCAAACATTTTAAACGGTTCAGCCCTAAAATGGCAGATTTTGCAGAAATGGCATTGAGAGAGGGATGGGTAGAAGCAGAAAATCGGTCTGGTAAACGTCCTGGTGGATTCTGTACAGGCTTTCCAATGGAGCAAGAATCTCGAATTTTTATGACGTATGATGGTTCTATGTCAAACGTTGCGACTCTTGCACATGAATTAGGTCATGCTTATCATAGCTGGTGCTTAAAAGACAATGATGTTCAGTCACAAAAGCAATACCCAATGAGTATCGCGGAAACAGCTTCCACGTTTGCGGAGATGATTGTAGCAGATGCGTTAGTTGACGAAGCAGACAGTGAAGATGTGAAAAAGATGCTGATTGAAAACAAACTGTCTCGATCCCTTGCATTTTTTATGAACATTCATTCTCGCTTTTTGTTTGAAACACGTTTTTACGAAGAGCGGAAACAAGGAATGGTTCCTACAGAACGATTGAATGAGCTTATGATTGAAGCGCAAAAAGAAGCATACGGTGAAAAAGTTTCATCCTATGATCCATATTTTTGGGCATCAAAGCTACATTTTCACATTACAGGACAACCATTTTATAACTTCCCGTATACATTCGGTTACTTGTTTAGTATGGGGATTTATGCAAGAGCGTTAAAATCAGAATCTTCTTTTGAAGATGCGTATATTGCATTGTTGCAAGATAGCGGTCGGATGTCCGCTGAAGCTTTAGCAAAAAAACATTTAGACGTGGATCTAACGAAGCCTGATTTTTGGCAAGAAGCCATTGATGTTATTTTAGAAGACATTCGACAATTTTAA
- a CDS encoding DNA polymerase V family protein has protein sequence MNRATWIIFGSALMLAACSPDEERAESPEVNGTTSESQTESTDEDNEVNDTEERSSEESDDATTEDREDDEPQASDDEQAEETNESPEEEQSSDGEVSLNPEEIIANAIAAEEQFEQYSLEWQHHDVAEDGAVMEAKGYTVLKYMANPNGPDYYYRETSGTELAEEEGGTVYEAQTPEARSMYIEGDDHVTLLRANDEQVPTISQVKLNEFIGDYSVYDIEYRGIFETEGFRAHHLFAVSDNENTEINLWFDTETGIQVRQNQFFAGYDGTVSRLTMFDPEAELTDADFQISHVSQYSIIDER, from the coding sequence ATGAATAGAGCAACATGGATAATTTTTGGCAGTGCATTGATGTTGGCGGCATGCTCGCCAGATGAAGAGCGTGCCGAATCACCTGAAGTGAATGGAACTACTAGTGAAAGCCAAACCGAATCAACAGATGAAGACAACGAGGTTAATGATACAGAAGAGCGCAGTAGTGAAGAATCAGATGATGCGACCACAGAGGATCGTGAAGACGATGAACCACAAGCAAGTGATGATGAGCAAGCTGAAGAAACGAATGAATCTCCAGAAGAAGAGCAGAGCAGTGATGGTGAAGTGTCATTGAATCCTGAAGAAATCATTGCCAATGCGATTGCCGCAGAAGAGCAGTTTGAGCAGTATTCACTTGAATGGCAGCATCATGATGTGGCAGAAGATGGTGCCGTAATGGAAGCCAAAGGGTATACCGTGTTAAAATATATGGCGAATCCAAATGGTCCTGATTATTACTATCGTGAGACTTCTGGTACGGAGTTGGCTGAAGAAGAAGGGGGAACGGTCTATGAAGCGCAAACCCCTGAAGCTCGGTCAATGTATATAGAGGGAGACGATCATGTCACTTTGCTTCGTGCAAATGATGAACAGGTACCAACGATTTCTCAAGTAAAGTTAAATGAATTTATCGGTGATTATTCTGTTTATGACATAGAATATAGAGGGATCTTTGAAACAGAAGGCTTCAGAGCACACCATCTATTTGCCGTATCCGATAATGAAAACACGGAAATTAATCTGTGGTTTGACACTGAGACCGGTATCCAAGTTAGACAAAATCAGTTTTTTGCGGGTTATGATGGTACGGTTTCACGCTTAACGATGTTTGATCCAGAGGCTGAATTAACGGATGCCGATTTCCAAATTAGTCATGTTAGTCAATATTCGATTATTGATGAACGATAA
- a CDS encoding cytochrome d ubiquinol oxidase subunit II codes for MEPVYLAILLIWVMLFIYAVAGSIDFGTGFWAMYYERRNNVQASRIANNFLSPAWKVTNVFLVLLVVAFVALFPGAAPTLGTLMIVPFCLVLLLLTIRSAFMVYAFSTEKYSRVLTLVSGTCGLIIPAILISILPAAIGGFVTVADERQYILLDGLLQSPAFYTHISFGLMTELFISSLFMADYSKEAGDMSTAHTYRRNALILGPITLVVAIAAIFTLIPEAPWMFENFMDLWGWYTASLLAFAIGYSALWWPSKNKELGQPRVALIFTVIQFGLASLAYGMAHLPYLLYPDVTIYDAFTNETMFRYLMIGFIIGLAVLIPVFIWFWRLFFKDKAYLQSDGHDY; via the coding sequence ATGGAACCCGTTTATTTAGCCATTTTGTTAATATGGGTCATGTTATTCATTTATGCTGTTGCGGGCTCAATTGACTTTGGAACTGGTTTTTGGGCCATGTATTATGAGCGTAGAAATAACGTACAAGCTTCACGGATTGCGAACAACTTCCTATCTCCTGCATGGAAAGTAACTAACGTCTTTCTCGTTTTATTAGTTGTAGCGTTTGTTGCATTATTTCCTGGTGCTGCACCTACACTTGGTACATTAATGATTGTTCCGTTCTGTTTAGTCCTATTGCTGCTAACGATTCGAAGTGCCTTTATGGTCTATGCTTTCAGTACGGAAAAATATTCTCGTGTGCTCACTCTCGTATCTGGTACGTGCGGATTAATTATTCCAGCGATTTTAATCAGCATTCTTCCAGCTGCCATTGGTGGATTTGTTACAGTAGCAGACGAACGACAATACATTCTGTTAGACGGACTTTTGCAAAGTCCCGCATTTTATACTCATATTAGCTTCGGATTAATGACAGAGTTGTTTATCTCGTCACTCTTTATGGCAGATTACTCAAAAGAAGCTGGCGATATGAGTACAGCCCATACGTACCGAAGAAACGCGCTTATTCTCGGTCCAATTACGCTTGTAGTTGCCATTGCGGCGATCTTCACATTAATTCCAGAGGCGCCTTGGATGTTCGAAAATTTTATGGACTTATGGGGATGGTACACAGCTTCTCTCCTTGCGTTTGCCATTGGCTATAGCGCATTGTGGTGGCCATCTAAAAATAAAGAATTAGGGCAACCGCGGGTCGCATTAATTTTCACCGTCATCCAATTCGGTCTCGCCAGTTTAGCTTATGGAATGGCTCATTTGCCTTATCTTCTATACCCTGACGTCACGATTTATGATGCATTTACAAATGAAACCATGTTTCGTTATCTAATGATTGGCTTCATCATCGGTTTAGCCGTGCTAATTCCTGTATTTATTTGGTTTTGGCGGTTATTTTTTAAAGATAAAGCTTACTTACAAAGTGATGGACACGATTACTAA
- a CDS encoding cytochrome ubiquinol oxidase subunit I → MDNVLLSRMLFGTSMAFHIIFATLTVGISLMIFFGEIMRVIRKDNDYAVLAKRLTKGLAILLGVAIPTGTIVAVMLSLLWPGFMEIVGQVIALPFQIEIFAFFLESLFLAIYVYAADRLTTTMRIISSFFIAFGAVASAVLITSAHAWMNTPEGFDIVNGTITNVNPLSAALSTSFWATSLHVVSTAYMTGAFVLVAVAAYKLMKPSITEAERRYHHKGMLMALIFGLGMSLWTGLTGHDTTVMLYEEIPIKLAAAEGLFETQSNAPLTLFGVPSPEENEVIGGLEIPGLLSWLATYSTDGVIQGLNDFPQENWPPLIVHTLFNVMVFIGGGLIAISGGGLLYWFMKRKKENFAFPKWILAAFVASGPLAMIGIETGWIFSCTGRQPWTIFDIQRTSEAATTSGNLGIIFFFFAVLYAVLLVITSLVLYFYFKRNPLTQDMNAIGS, encoded by the coding sequence ATGGATAATGTACTACTATCAAGAATGCTTTTTGGTACTTCAATGGCTTTTCACATCATCTTTGCTACCTTAACCGTTGGCATTTCCCTTATGATTTTCTTTGGTGAAATTATGCGTGTGATTCGCAAGGATAACGATTATGCGGTTCTAGCAAAACGGCTAACAAAAGGATTAGCCATTCTACTTGGTGTTGCGATTCCAACTGGAACGATCGTAGCAGTCATGCTTTCTCTGCTATGGCCAGGGTTCATGGAGATCGTTGGCCAGGTTATCGCACTACCGTTTCAGATTGAAATATTCGCTTTCTTTTTAGAATCACTTTTTCTCGCTATTTACGTTTATGCGGCTGACCGTTTAACTACGACAATGCGAATCATTAGTTCTTTCTTCATCGCATTTGGAGCTGTGGCTTCAGCCGTCCTCATCACAAGTGCCCACGCCTGGATGAACACACCTGAAGGATTTGACATTGTTAACGGGACAATTACAAATGTGAATCCACTGTCCGCTGCTTTATCAACGAGCTTTTGGGCAACCTCTCTACACGTAGTTAGTACAGCTTATATGACTGGTGCATTTGTTTTAGTTGCAGTTGCGGCTTACAAGCTAATGAAACCTTCTATTACAGAAGCTGAACGTCGCTACCATCATAAAGGGATGCTGATGGCACTTATTTTCGGATTAGGCATGTCTTTATGGACAGGATTAACGGGACATGACACAACCGTTATGCTCTATGAGGAAATTCCGATTAAACTCGCCGCTGCAGAAGGACTGTTTGAAACACAATCAAACGCACCTTTGACACTCTTTGGTGTTCCAAGTCCTGAAGAAAATGAAGTGATCGGTGGGTTAGAAATTCCTGGTTTGTTAAGCTGGCTTGCCACATACTCTACTGACGGTGTTATTCAAGGGCTAAACGATTTTCCACAAGAAAATTGGCCACCGCTTATTGTACATACTCTGTTTAATGTCATGGTTTTTATTGGAGGTGGGTTAATTGCCATTTCAGGTGGGGGCTTGCTTTACTGGTTTATGAAGCGGAAGAAAGAGAACTTCGCCTTTCCTAAATGGATTTTAGCTGCGTTTGTCGCTTCCGGTCCACTTGCTATGATCGGAATTGAAACTGGCTGGATCTTTAGCTGTACAGGCAGACAGCCTTGGACGATTTTTGACATTCAACGTACATCTGAAGCAGCAACGACATCAGGAAACTTAGGGATCATCTTTTTCTTCTTTGCTGTGCTGTATGCGGTGCTACTCGTCATTACAAGTCTTGTGCTGTACTTTTATTTTAAGCGAAACCCACTTACGCAAGATATGAATGCAATTGGATCATAA
- a CDS encoding FbpB family small basic protein yields the protein MRRRHSVRYEDLMARNRDELMKDDEALSKIDDKLYERAVKKNKRSLDNTTTKTRRF from the coding sequence TTGCGCAGAAGACATTCTGTACGATATGAAGATTTAATGGCTCGAAATCGAGATGAGCTAATGAAAGATGATGAAGCACTATCAAAAATAGACGATAAGTTATATGAACGTGCCGTTAAGAAGAATAAACGTTCTTTAGATAATACAACTACAAAGACTCGGCGCTTTTAA
- a CDS encoding YfkD famly protein has protein sequence MKKIFIVALLFLLLNPAQAFAEDQKEENKEEHTFMIPQSVLSISKENTYKNATQDLPYLQPSELAEQLLESTGENIENPDLIRIMNESTIQFAKLGFAMKASIYLGEWPLAYQSRGTEVNWEYQKVNTNYIDNRGGNAPKTMSYFQEQQKKITGGLTAKIPNAEAVEKMMMISAAEKTNLPLAFDTVVGQSTTKNNQYNVPSNQVGYLYGYVPAVHEKGDVTYGEVFLTLRGGKPKLEVKNVTEQGIGAWIPVQDNISFTFMASTKPR, from the coding sequence ATGAAAAAAATCTTTATAGTGGCCTTACTCTTTTTGTTATTAAATCCTGCACAAGCTTTTGCGGAAGATCAGAAAGAAGAAAATAAAGAAGAACATACATTTATGATTCCGCAATCCGTTCTTTCAATTTCAAAAGAAAATACGTATAAAAATGCTACTCAAGATCTCCCTTATTTACAGCCAAGTGAACTTGCTGAACAATTACTAGAGTCAACTGGTGAAAATATTGAAAATCCGGATCTTATTCGAATTATGAATGAATCAACGATCCAGTTTGCCAAACTTGGGTTTGCGATGAAAGCGTCTATTTACTTAGGCGAGTGGCCACTTGCTTATCAATCAAGAGGCACTGAAGTGAATTGGGAATACCAAAAAGTGAATACAAATTATATTGATAATCGTGGTGGGAACGCGCCAAAAACTATGTCTTATTTCCAAGAACAACAAAAGAAAATTACTGGAGGATTGACAGCGAAAATTCCAAATGCAGAAGCTGTTGAGAAGATGATGATGATCTCTGCCGCTGAGAAAACGAATCTTCCGTTAGCGTTTGATACAGTCGTTGGCCAAAGTACGACGAAAAACAATCAATACAATGTACCATCGAATCAAGTCGGTTATTTATATGGCTATGTACCGGCTGTTCATGAAAAAGGAGACGTGACGTACGGAGAAGTATTTCTAACGTTACGTGGAGGGAAGCCAAAGCTAGAAGTGAAAAACGTCACTGAACAAGGAATAGGCGCTTGGATTCCGGTTCAAGATAATATTTCGTTTACATTTATGGCTTCTACAAAACCAAGATAA
- the yfkAB gene encoding radical SAM/CxCxxxxC motif protein YfkAB gives MSIKYSTTITPENDPWEAYHDMHETGELSLTNIEITTTTLCNMRCEHCAVGYTLSPKDPDPLPLELVIKRLDEIPNLRAFSITGGEPMMSMKSVREYVVPLLKYAHERGAKTQINSNLTMPLERYDYIIPYLDVLHISHNYGSVEDFHLIGFAHAERKPGEKQREAMFQRMIDNAKALTARGVLVSAETMINRRTLPHLDAIHKQIVEMGCQRHEVHPMYPSDFASALETASLEDIRTGIHRLLDVRDPDVWMLFGTLPFYPCLDNQDDLALQKRLYAEKNVTVRNDPDGRSRLNINLFSGDIIVTDFGDAPDLGNMQTSSLPDAYLKWKTSSLNAEISCHCPAVKCLGPNLLVRDAYYQDIDFTTRHSKI, from the coding sequence ATGAGCATAAAATATTCTACAACGATTACACCCGAAAATGATCCATGGGAAGCTTATCATGATATGCACGAAACCGGTGAACTTTCTCTAACGAATATAGAAATTACCACGACAACGTTATGCAACATGAGATGTGAGCATTGCGCTGTTGGCTATACGCTTTCGCCAAAAGACCCTGATCCTCTGCCGTTAGAGCTAGTGATTAAGCGTCTTGATGAGATCCCAAACCTTCGAGCATTTAGTATCACTGGTGGAGAACCGATGATGTCGATGAAGTCCGTTCGAGAATACGTCGTTCCACTCCTTAAATATGCCCATGAAAGAGGAGCAAAGACGCAAATTAATTCTAATTTAACGATGCCTTTAGAGCGCTATGATTACATTATCCCTTATTTGGATGTGCTACATATTTCTCATAACTATGGAAGTGTTGAGGATTTTCATTTGATTGGCTTCGCTCACGCTGAGCGTAAACCAGGCGAGAAACAACGAGAAGCAATGTTTCAACGTATGATTGATAATGCGAAGGCGCTAACAGCGAGAGGCGTCTTAGTCTCCGCCGAAACGATGATTAACCGTCGCACCTTGCCACACTTAGATGCGATCCATAAACAAATTGTCGAGATGGGCTGTCAGCGACATGAAGTCCATCCAATGTACCCAAGTGACTTTGCTTCCGCTTTAGAAACAGCTTCTCTTGAAGATATTCGCACAGGGATTCATCGTCTGTTAGATGTTCGTGACCCTGATGTTTGGATGTTATTTGGTACACTACCGTTCTATCCGTGCTTAGATAACCAAGACGATTTGGCTTTACAGAAACGTTTATATGCAGAAAAGAATGTGACCGTTCGAAATGATCCAGATGGTCGCTCTAGACTCAATATTAATTTGTTTTCTGGGGATATCATCGTAACGGACTTCGGTGATGCTCCTGACCTCGGAAATATGCAAACGTCGTCTTTACCAGACGCTTATTTAAAATGGAAAACGTCGTCATTAAACGCTGAGATTTCCTGTCATTGTCCTGCTGTTAAATGTCTAGGACCGAACTTACTCGTTCGAGATGCTTATTATCAAGACATTGATTTCACTACAAGACACTCAAAAATTTGA
- a CDS encoding SE1561 family protein encodes MGGTISTKNEQLDYLQKRFELLASVIDGMDAESANVEELDSILKMIDDIEVKIKQFRRDWPNA; translated from the coding sequence ATGGGCGGAACCATATCAACAAAGAATGAACAACTTGATTATTTGCAGAAACGATTTGAGCTTCTGGCTTCCGTTATTGATGGAATGGATGCAGAGTCGGCAAATGTAGAAGAGTTGGACTCCATTTTAAAAATGATTGATGATATCGAAGTGAAGATCAAGCAGTTTCGTAGAGATTGGCCAAACGCCTAA
- a CDS encoding histidine phosphatase family protein, whose protein sequence is MKLYFIRHGESEGNKQGKIQGSMDFPLSELGHIQAKAVAEFCQTLPIDDVYTSDLSRALHTAETIANPLNHRLTQTALLREVHLGVLQGKTREEIFEQYPHLKGKPLVGSDAEGAETTEALSLRCEQLLHMLKEHHQQDEAILLVSHGGFISTLLTYLIAGANWGDVNRPFVIGNTSVTLVEWDVEADRFYIEYTNRTAHLETIKADHQAKKGIL, encoded by the coding sequence ATGAAACTATATTTTATTCGTCATGGGGAATCAGAAGGGAATAAACAAGGAAAAATTCAAGGAAGTATGGATTTTCCCTTAAGTGAATTAGGGCATATTCAAGCAAAAGCAGTAGCTGAATTTTGTCAAACCCTTCCTATAGATGACGTGTACACATCTGATTTATCAAGAGCGCTTCATACAGCTGAAACTATTGCAAATCCATTAAATCATCGATTAACACAAACCGCTTTATTACGAGAAGTGCATTTAGGCGTTTTACAAGGAAAAACCAGAGAAGAAATTTTTGAGCAATACCCTCATTTGAAAGGAAAACCTCTCGTTGGCTCTGATGCAGAAGGTGCTGAAACAACAGAAGCGTTAAGTCTTCGCTGTGAACAGCTTTTGCACATGTTAAAAGAGCATCATCAACAAGACGAAGCGATCTTACTTGTCTCTCACGGAGGATTTATAAGCACGCTGCTTACGTATCTGATTGCGGGGGCGAATTGGGGAGACGTTAATCGTCCGTTTGTGATTGGAAACACGAGTGTCACGCTCGTTGAGTGGGATGTGGAGGCAGATCGTTTTTATATTGAATATACAAACCGTACTGCCCACCTTGAGACGATAAAAGCTGACCATCAAGCAAAAAAAGGCATTCTTTAA
- a CDS encoding hemolysin family protein, which translates to MDIQQGLSLIAVAILIGLTAFFVASEFAIVKIRSTQLEPHLEAGKASAKHAKKVTTHLDEYLSACQLGITITALGIGRLAEPTFEQMLHPFFEGVVPPAMVTTIAVIVSFSFATFLHVVIGELAPKTIAIQRAEQVTLLIARPLVWFYRLLYPFIWVLNGSARILIKLLGFKPMSEHEVTHSEEELRLIISDSYKGGEINQSEFKYVSKIFDFDNRLAKEIMVPRTEISAISIEDTLDDSLAIMREEKFTRYPVVNGDKDNILGIVNVREVLTDIVSPEVTKEVKLENYIRPVISVIESIPVNDLLVEMQKKQTHMAILFDEYGGTAGLITAEDIIEEIVGEIRDEFDVEEDPLIRTIDEDHYLLDGKTLISDVNKLLHVELNEDEVDTIGGWVLTEKYDIEVGETMTFDDYAFTVKAFDGHQIKLVEVIKHSDDKDVEDQYQAYGTS; encoded by the coding sequence TTGGACATACAACAGGGACTTAGCCTTATCGCCGTGGCGATATTAATTGGATTAACCGCTTTTTTTGTGGCATCAGAATTTGCAATTGTAAAGATTCGCAGTACGCAACTTGAACCTCATTTGGAAGCTGGAAAAGCATCAGCGAAGCATGCAAAGAAAGTAACAACTCATTTAGATGAGTATTTATCTGCTTGTCAACTTGGAATTACAATTACAGCATTAGGGATTGGGCGCTTAGCTGAACCAACATTTGAACAAATGCTGCACCCGTTTTTTGAAGGTGTTGTTCCACCAGCAATGGTAACCACAATCGCTGTTATTGTTTCGTTTAGTTTTGCGACCTTTTTACACGTTGTTATAGGTGAGCTAGCTCCTAAGACGATTGCCATTCAACGAGCAGAACAAGTTACTCTTTTGATTGCCCGTCCACTTGTTTGGTTTTACCGTTTACTTTATCCTTTTATCTGGGTTTTAAACGGTTCGGCCCGAATCTTAATTAAACTTTTAGGGTTTAAACCAATGTCAGAGCATGAAGTTACCCACTCTGAAGAGGAATTGCGTTTGATTATTTCTGATAGCTACAAAGGTGGCGAAATTAATCAGTCTGAGTTTAAGTATGTTAGCAAAATATTTGACTTTGATAACAGGCTGGCAAAAGAAATTATGGTTCCGCGAACCGAAATTTCAGCCATTTCCATTGAAGATACTTTAGACGATAGCCTTGCAATTATGCGTGAAGAGAAGTTTACACGCTACCCTGTCGTAAACGGTGACAAAGATAATATTTTAGGGATCGTCAATGTTCGAGAAGTGTTAACCGACATTGTGTCACCTGAAGTAACAAAAGAAGTTAAATTAGAAAATTACATTCGCCCGGTGATTAGCGTTATTGAATCCATTCCGGTGAATGATCTGCTCGTTGAAATGCAAAAGAAGCAGACGCACATGGCCATTCTGTTTGATGAGTACGGCGGTACAGCTGGATTAATTACAGCTGAAGACATTATTGAAGAAATCGTTGGAGAAATTCGGGATGAATTTGATGTTGAAGAAGATCCTCTTATCCGTACCATTGATGAAGACCATTACTTGTTAGATGGAAAGACGTTGATTTCTGATGTGAATAAGTTGCTACACGTTGAATTAAATGAAGACGAAGTTGATACAATTGGTGGTTGGGTCTTAACAGAAAAGTACGATATTGAGGTTGGAGAAACGATGACATTTGACGATTATGCTTTTACGGTCAAAGCCTTCGACGGTCACCAAATCAAGCTCGTTGAAGTCATAAAACATTCTGATGATAAAGATGTGGAAGATCAATACCAAGCGTACGGCACATCCTAA